Genomic window (Candidatus Methylomirabilota bacterium):
GGTGGCCCGTCATGAGCGCGTAGGCCTTCACGTGGAAGATGAAGTCGGGCGGCGTCCGTTCCACCCACCGTCTCACGGTCAGGACGTCGGGGATGGCGTAGTAGGCGGAGTTGACCTCGACGACGTCGAAGACGCTCGCGTAGTAGCGCAGGCGCGCCTCCGCGCTCATCGACTTCTGCGGATAGAACGACCCGTCCTCGATGAGCGCGGGGTCGGCCCAGGAGCAGATGCCGACGCGGGCGCGCGGCTTGCCGGGAGCGGTCCGCCCCTGAGCCACGCCTCAGGAGAGGCTAGGTCCTGTCGAGCAGGCGATAGAGGTCCTCGGGCTCGACCGGCTTGACCAGATGGGCGTCGAACCCGTTCTCCAGGGCCCGCTGCCGGTCGTTCGGCTGGCCGTAGCCGGTGATGGCGACCAGCACCATGCGCTTGCCCTCGGGGGTGGCGCGCAGTCGCCGCGCCACCTCGTAACCGTCCAGGCCCGGGATGCCGATGTCGACGAGCACGATTTCCGGCCGCGACTTCAGGGCCATCGCCACCGCCTC
Coding sequences:
- a CDS encoding response regulator; its protein translation is MSRHVLVVEDYEDAREAVRCLLEVQGHRVEVAGDGVEAVAMALKSRPEIVLVDIGIPGLDGYEVARRLRATPEGKRMVLVAITGYGQPNDRQRALENGFDAHLVKPVEPEDLYRLLDRT